The proteins below come from a single Tachypleus tridentatus isolate NWPU-2018 chromosome 13, ASM421037v1, whole genome shotgun sequence genomic window:
- the LOC143239830 gene encoding zinc finger BED domain-containing protein 5-like — translation MFRKVSSRQILSLFTAVVPKLGVRPQCVVCHKVLTNESLKPSKLSAHLQKCHPHLQNEDQAYFQRRAVALKNIQFGSSGIQAQKLQAAVEASYFVAYKVAEQQKCHTIAENLIMPCAYEMVSKVCGEDQAKKLSVISLSNNTIRRRVDNMASDILSQVTTEIKESSYSKFSLQFDESCDVASCAVLLGFVPYVYQDKIKEEFLLCEDLLTTTKGEDIFNIINSFFTTNGLDWNSVQQVSVDGALSMMGRNRGLRGLIQAVNPEISVDHCIIHRYSLGSKSLPGNLKLVFEDVLKIVNFIKSRDVNSRIFRELCKEMGEQYQVLLYHTDVRWLSRGKVVRRVIELRTAL, via the exons ATGTTTCGAAAAGTCAGTTCTCGTCAGATACTTTCATTGTTTacagcagtggttcccaaactgggg gttcggccacaatgtgtagtatgtcacaaagtgttgacaaatgaaagcCTCAAGCCATCAAAACTCTCAGCTCACCTCCAGAAGTGCCATCCACATCTTCAAAATGAGGATCAGGCTTATTTTCAGCGCCGGGCTGTAGCATTGAAGAATATCCAGTTCGGTTCATCTGGGATTCAAGCCCAAAAGCTTCAAGCTGCGGTCGAAGCATCttactttgttgcatataaagttgccGAACAACAAAAATGCCACACCATTGCCGAGAATCTGATTATGCCTTGTGCATACGAGATGGTAAGCAAGGTATGTGGGGAGGATCAAGCGAAGAAACTGAGTGTCATAtctctatcaaacaacacaatccgccgacgagtcgataacatggcatcagatattctgtcccaagttacAACAGAGATCAAGGAAAGCTCATATAGCAAATTCTCCTTGCAATTTGATGAATCGTGTGACGTAGCCAGTTGTGCGGTTCTCCTTGGGTTCGTTCCTTACGTCTACCaggacaagatcaaagaagagttTCTGTTATGCGAAGATCTGCTGACAACCACGAAGggagaagatatcttcaatatcatcaacagtttctttaccacgaatggattggattggaacagcgttcaacag gtCTCCGTCGATGGAGCACTGTCGATGATGGGTCGTAATCGTGGATTACGGGGCCTCATACAAGCTGTGAATCCAGAAATTTCTGTAGATCATTGCATCATTCATCGGTACTCTCTTGGATCAAAAAGCCTGCCTGgtaatctgaaattagtgtttgaagatgtgttgaaaatcgtcaatttcatcaagtccagggatgtgaattcgcgcatattcagggagctgtgcaaggaaatgggagagcagtatcaagttctgctctaccacaccgatgttcgctggttgtcacgaggcaaggttgtacgtcgagtcattgagctccgaacggctctttag